In one Dermochelys coriacea isolate rDerCor1 chromosome 20, rDerCor1.pri.v4, whole genome shotgun sequence genomic region, the following are encoded:
- the JUNB gene encoding transcription factor jun-B isoform X1, which translates to MCTKMEQPFYHDDSFLSGYGRAELSGPPDYKALKQNMAVNLSEPYRGLKAQLHLRGQAAEEGGAFYTPAGLPEAGANSSLKLASPELERLIIQNSNGVITTTPTPGPYFYPRGATEEQEGFADGFVKALDDLHKMNHMTPPNVSIGAAASVASSVYGASLHQEPPPVYTNLTSYNPSTMTTSSSYPTANLSYLPQTHAYGGHSLATSLPSRVQVFKEEPQTVPDVQSPPVSPINMEDQERIKVERKRLRNRLAATKCRKRKLERIARLEDKVKTLKTENAGLSNTASVLRDQVAQLKQKVMNHVNNGCQLLLTVKMQSF; encoded by the coding sequence ATGTGTACCAAAATGGAACAGCCGTTCTATCATGACGACTCCTTTCTTTCCGGCTACGGGCGTGCAGAGCTGAGCGGGCCCCCGGACTACAAGGCGCTGAAGCAGAACATGGCTGTCAACCTCTCAGAGCCCTACCGGGGCCTCAAGGCACAGCTGCACCTCCGGGGCCAGGCAGCCGAGGAAGGAGGCGCCTTCTACACCCCCGCCGGCCTTCCCGAGGCGGGGGCCAACTCTTCCCTCAAGCTGGCCTCGCCCGAGCTGGAGCGGCTCATCATCCAGAACAGCAATGGGGTGATCACCACCACGCCCACCCCGGGCCCCTATTTCTACCCCCGGGGGGCCACTGAGGAGCAGGAGGGCTTTGCTGATGGCTTTGTGAAGGCCCTGGACGACTTGCACAAAATGAACCACATGACCCCGCCCAATGTCTCCATTGGCGCGGCTGCCTCGGTGGCCAGCAGCGTCTATGGGGCCTCCCTTCATCAAGAGCCGCCCCCTGTCTACACCAACCTGACCAGCTACAACCCCAGCACTATGACCACCTCCTCCAGCTACCCCACTGCCAACCTCAGCTACCTGCCCCAGACCCACGCCTATGGGGGTCACTCCTTGGCCACTTCCCTCCCATCCAGGGTGCAGGTGTTCAAGGAAGAGCCTCAGACTGTGCCAGATGTCCAGTCGCCCCCTGTGTCTCCCATCAACATGGAAGATCAGGAGAGGATCAAGGTGGAAAGGAAGCGGCTGAGAAACCGGCTGGCGGCTACCAAGTGCCGGAAGAGGAAGCTGGAAAGGATAGCCCGGCTGGAGGACAAAGTCAAGACGCTGAAGACTGAGAACGCGGGACTGTCCAACACGGCTAGCGTCCTGAGAGATCAGGTGGCCCAACTCAAGCAGAAAGTCATGAATCACGTGAACAATGGTTGCCAGTTGCTTTTGACTGTTAAAATGCAATCCTTCTGa
- the JUNB gene encoding transcription factor jun-B isoform X2 produces MAVNLSEPYRGLKAQLHLRGQAAEEGGAFYTPAGLPEAGANSSLKLASPELERLIIQNSNGVITTTPTPGPYFYPRGATEEQEGFADGFVKALDDLHKMNHMTPPNVSIGAAASVASSVYGASLHQEPPPVYTNLTSYNPSTMTTSSSYPTANLSYLPQTHAYGGHSLATSLPSRVQVFKEEPQTVPDVQSPPVSPINMEDQERIKVERKRLRNRLAATKCRKRKLERIARLEDKVKTLKTENAGLSNTASVLRDQVAQLKQKVMNHVNNGCQLLLTVKMQSF; encoded by the coding sequence ATGGCTGTCAACCTCTCAGAGCCCTACCGGGGCCTCAAGGCACAGCTGCACCTCCGGGGCCAGGCAGCCGAGGAAGGAGGCGCCTTCTACACCCCCGCCGGCCTTCCCGAGGCGGGGGCCAACTCTTCCCTCAAGCTGGCCTCGCCCGAGCTGGAGCGGCTCATCATCCAGAACAGCAATGGGGTGATCACCACCACGCCCACCCCGGGCCCCTATTTCTACCCCCGGGGGGCCACTGAGGAGCAGGAGGGCTTTGCTGATGGCTTTGTGAAGGCCCTGGACGACTTGCACAAAATGAACCACATGACCCCGCCCAATGTCTCCATTGGCGCGGCTGCCTCGGTGGCCAGCAGCGTCTATGGGGCCTCCCTTCATCAAGAGCCGCCCCCTGTCTACACCAACCTGACCAGCTACAACCCCAGCACTATGACCACCTCCTCCAGCTACCCCACTGCCAACCTCAGCTACCTGCCCCAGACCCACGCCTATGGGGGTCACTCCTTGGCCACTTCCCTCCCATCCAGGGTGCAGGTGTTCAAGGAAGAGCCTCAGACTGTGCCAGATGTCCAGTCGCCCCCTGTGTCTCCCATCAACATGGAAGATCAGGAGAGGATCAAGGTGGAAAGGAAGCGGCTGAGAAACCGGCTGGCGGCTACCAAGTGCCGGAAGAGGAAGCTGGAAAGGATAGCCCGGCTGGAGGACAAAGTCAAGACGCTGAAGACTGAGAACGCGGGACTGTCCAACACGGCTAGCGTCCTGAGAGATCAGGTGGCCCAACTCAAGCAGAAAGTCATGAATCACGTGAACAATGGTTGCCAGTTGCTTTTGACTGTTAAAATGCAATCCTTCTGa